CTCACCACGGTTCCCCGCGGAGGGAGCCTCGCCGCCGGCCGGCGCGGTCGCGGCGTCCTGCTGCTTGTTCTTGCCCTTGTCCTTGGTGTCCTTGTCCTTGTTCTTCTTCTTCTTCGGCTCGCCCTCGCGGCCGTCGGGCCCGCTCTGGCCGCCGCCGCCCTGGCCGCCGGCACCCTGGCCGCCGCCCTGGCCCCCGCCGCTCTGCTCGGTGCCGTTCTGACCACGGCCACCCTGGCCGCCACGGTCCTGGCCGCTCCCGTCCTGGTCGCGGTTGTCCGCGCGGTCCGAGGACCGGGTCGCACCCTGGTCAACCGTGCTCGCCCGGTCACCCGCACCGGGACGGTCGCTCGCACCGGTCGGCTCACTGACGGGGCGCTCGACGGACGGTGAGCCGGAGGACGCGCTCGGCCGGCCGCCGGACGAGTCGCCGGACGAGCCGCCGGGCTGGCCACCGGACTGGCCACCTGACTGGGCCGCCCGGATGGCCTCGACGAGCTGGGCCTTCTTCATGCCGCGGGCGCCCTTGATGCCGAGCCCGCCGGCGATCTGCTTGAGCTCCGGCAGCAGCTTGCCCGACAGGCCGCCGCCCGAGCGGGCGGCACCGGACGCACCGGCGTCCGGCGTCGAGGAGGAGGTGGCTCCGACAGTCTCCGACACGTGAGGTCCTTCGCACGTCGAGGTCGCGGAGCAGGTGCCCGTCGACCTGTGATCAGTGACTCCGGACCGCCGTCACGCCCGACGACCCGGTCAGGTGTCGACGTCAGGGAGACCCGGAGAGATGAGAACGCTGTCCCGGCGATCGAGCCAGGCCTGGGCGACGTCGTCCGTCGCGCTTCCAGCGCAGCGCCACAGTAGCACCGGCCGCGACCGCGGCAGCACCGGCGCCACGGCAGTCGGTCGGCGGCGCGTCCGCCGTCACGCCCGGGTGGTCAGGCGACGGTCGCCACGCCGCGGCCCACGCCGAGGGCGAGGCGGCGCCAGGAGTCGGGCACCACGTCGTCGACGTCCGCGGCCAGGCGCGACCCGTCCGCGGACGTGCCGAGCACGAGGACGGTGGGGCCGGCGCCGGAGACCACGGCGGCCGCGCATCGGCCGCGCAGCGCGGAGACGACGGCGAGCGTCTCGGGCATCGCCGGTGCCCGGTAGTCCTGGTGCAGCCGGTCCTCGGTGGCCTCGAGCAGCATCTCGGGCCGGGTCGTCAGCGCCGCCACCAGGAGCGCGGCCCGGCCGGCGTTCGCGGCCGCATCGGCGTGCGGCACCGTCGCGGGCAGCAGCCCGCGCGCCACCGACGTGGACACCGGTGACGGCGGCACGAAGGCGTGCAGCCGCACGTCGGGGTGGACCGGCAGCCGCACCGCGGCGTAGCCGTGGGCGCGGGTCAGGGCGACGGTGAATCCGCCGAAGACGGCGGGGGCGACGTTGTCGGGGTGGCCCTCGAGGCCCGCTGCCTGCTCGAAGAGGTCGTCGTCGCTGCGCTCCACGCCCGGGGTGAGGGCCCGCGCCAGGGCGAGGCCCCCGACGATGGCGGCGGCCGACGAGCCCAGCCCCCGGCTGTGGGGCACGACGTTGCGGCAGGTCAGGCGCAGGCCCGGGACGGGCGCACCCACGGCCTCGAGGCCGGCCACCAGGGAGCGGACGACGAGGTGCGAGGCGTCACGCGGCACGGCACCCGGCGCGGCACCCTCCCCCTCGACCGCGATCTCGAGCGCTCCTGCGGTGGGCAGCACCTCGGCGGTGATCTCGTCGTACAGGTCGAGCGCGAGGCCGAGCGCGTCGAAGCCCGGGCCGAGGTTGGCGCTCGTGGCGGGCACCCGGACCGTGACCGGTCCGGACGCGAGGGTCGCGCTCACGCGAGGCCGGCGGCCCGCGCCGCCGCGGCGGCGTCGGCCTCGACGACGTTGTCGACCAGGTCGGTGAAGGTCGACAGCGCGGTGTCGATGTCCTTGAGACCGTGACCGGTCACCGTCAGCACCAGGGTCCGTCCGCGGAAGTCGGCTCCGTCGGCGACGTCGCGCAGCAGCCCCGCGACGCTCGCCGCGGAGCCGGGCTCCACGAAGATGCCCTCCGCGGCGGCGAGCTGACGCTGCGCGGCGAGGATCTCCTCGTCGCTGACGGCGCCGAAGCGTCCGCCCGACTGCTCCGCCGCCGCCACGGCGAGGTGCCACGACGCGGGGTTGCCGATGCGGATCGCGGAGGCCACCGTCTCGGGCGAGGTGACGGGCTCGCCGCGGACCAGGGGCGAGGCGCCCTCGGCCTGCCAGCCGATCATCGTCGGGCGGTGCGTGGCGCAGCCGGCGTCGGCGTACTCCGTGTAGCCCTTCCAGTACGCCGAGATGTTGCCGGCGTTGCCCACCGGCAGCACGTGCACGTCGGGGGCGTCGCCGAGGAAGTCGACGATCTCGAAGGCCGCGGTCTTCTGCCCCTCCAGCCGGAAGGGGTTGACCGAGTTCACCAGCGCGACCGGGTAGTGCTCGGCCAGCTCGCGCGACATGCGAAGGCAGTCGTCGAAGTTGCCGCGCACCATGATGACCTGCGCACCGTGCACGATCGCCTGCGCCAGCTTGCCGGCCGCGATCTTGCCCTGCGGCACCAGCACGAGCGGCTTGACCTTGGCCCGCGCGGCGTAGGCCGCCATCGAGGCGCTGGTGTTGCCGGTGGAGGCGCACACGACCGCCTCGGCGCCCTGACCGACCGCGACCGAGAGGGCCACGGTCATGCCGCGGTCCTTGAAGGACCCGGTGGGGTTGTCGCCCTCGACCTTGATCCAGACCTTCGCGCCGGTCAGCTCCGAGAGCCACGGGCTGTCGATGAGCGGGGTGCCGCCCTCGCGCAGCGTGAACGTCGGGGTGCCCTCAGGCAGCGGCAGCCAGTCGCGGTACTCCTCGATGACCCCCCGCCACTGGTGGGTGCGGGTGCGCTGGTGGCCGGGACCGGTCTGCACGCTCACTCGCCCTCCCCCTCGACCCGCATCACCGAGGACACGTCGCGCACCTCGGGCATGGTGTGCAGCGCGGCGACCGTCGCCGACAGCGCCGCGTCGGTGGCGCGGTGCGACACCACGACGAGCTGGGCGTCGTCTCCCCGGCCCTCCTGGCGCACCGTCTGGATCGAGACGCCGTGCTCGGCGAAGGCCAGAGCGACCGCCGCGAGCACGCCCGCGCGGTCATCGACGTCGACGGCCACGTGGTAGCGCGTGGTGGTCTCCCCCATCGGTCGCACGGCCAGCTCGGCGTACGCCGACTCGCCGGCTCCGCGGACGTCGACGAGACGGTTGCGTGCGACCGTGACGAAGTCGCCCAGCACCGCCGAGGCGGTCGGGGCGCCGCCGGCGCCGGGGCCGTAGAACATGAGCTCGCCTGCGGCCTCGCTCTCGACGAAGACCGCGTTGAACGCCTCGCGCACGCTGGCCAGCGGGTGGCTGCGCGGGATCATGGCCGGGTGCACGCGCGCCGACACCGCCGGTCCGTCGGGACCGTCGGTGAGCTCGCAGATCGCCAGCAGCTTGACCACGGCGTCCATCTCGCGCGCCGAGGCGACGTCGGCCGCGCTGACGTCGGTGATGCCCTCGCGGTAGACGTCCGCGGCGACCACGCGGGTGTGGAAGGCGAGGCTGGCGAGGATGGCGGCCTTCGCCGCCGCGTCGAAGCCCTCGATGTCGGCCGTCGGGTCGGCCTCCGCGTAGCCGAGGGACTGGGCCTCCTCGAGCGCCTCGGAGAAGCCGGCGCCGGAGGTGTCCATCTTGTCGAGGATGAAGTTCGTGGTGCCGTTGACGATGCCGAGCACGCGCCGCACCCGGTCGCCCGCGAGCGACTCCCGCAAGGGCCGCAGGATCGGGATGGCGCCGGCGACCGCGGCCTCGTAGTAGAGGTCGCGGTTGTGCTTCTCCGCGGCCGTGAACAGCGTCGAGCCGTCCTCGGCGAGCAGCGCCTTGTTGGCGGTCACGACGCTGGCGCCGTGCTCGAGGGCGCTGAGGATGAGCGTGCGGGCGGGCTCGATGCCACCGATGACCTCGATGACGACGTCGACCCCGGAGGCGACCAGCCCGGCCGCGTCGGTGGTCAGCAGGTGCGCCGGCACGTCGACCTCGCGACGCGCGTCGAGGCGGCGTACGGCGACGCCGACCAGCTCGACCGGCGCCCCCACCCGCGCCTCGAGGTCGGTGGCCTGCTCGGTGAGCAGCCGCACCACCTGGCTGCCGACCGAGCCGCAGCCCAGCAGGCCCACGCGCACGGTGCGGCGGGGCGTGCTCGCCGGGACGTCCTCGGGCATCGCGTTCACTGCTCTCGTTCCTGGGTCGGGTCGGCGCCGGTGCCGGCACCGGTGTCGGTGGCCAGCAGGTCCTCGACGGTCTCACGCCGGACGACGACGCGGGCCGAGCCCCCGCGGACCGCGACCACCGGCGGGCGCAGGGCGTGGTTGTAGTTGCTGGCCATCGACCAGCAGTAGGCGCCGGTGCCCGGGACCGCCAGCAGGTCCCCGGGGGCGACGTCGCCGGGGAGGAACTCGTCCTTGACCAGGATGTCGCCGGCCTCGCAGTGCTTGCCGACGACGCGTCCGAGCACGACCGGGGCGTCGGAGGATCGCGAGGCCAGGGTGGCCGAGTAGTCCGCGTCGTACAGCGCGGTGCGGATGTTGTCGCTCATCCCGCCGTCGACCGACACGTAGGTGCGCACCGCCCCGCCGTCGAGGGCGACCTTCTTCACGGTGCCGACCTCGTAGAGCGAGCACATGGCCGGACCGACGATCGCCCGGCCGGGCTCGATCGCCAGCCGCGGCACCGCGAGCCCCCGCGCGCGGCACTCCTGCTCGACGATCGAGGTCAGCTCCGAGGCCAGGTCCTTCGGGTCGGCTGGGTCGTCCTGGAGGGTGTAGGCGATGCCGAAGCCGCCCCCGAGGTCGAGCTCGGGCATCTCCACGCCCAGCTCGTCGCGGACCCGGCCCTGCAGCGCGAGCACGCGCCGGGCCGCGACCTCGAAGCCCGAGGTGTCGAAGATCTGCGAGCCGATGTGGCTGTGCAGCCCGAGGAGCTCGAAGCCCTCGCTGCCGTGGACCTGCCGGACCGCCGCGAGCGCGTCCCCCGCGTTGATGGAGAAGCCGAACTTCTGGTCCTCGTGGGCGGTGGCGATGTACTCGTGGGTGTGCGCCTCGACGCCCGCGGTGACGCGGACCATCACCGGGGCGACGCGGCCGAGCTCGGCGGTCAGCCGCTCCAGCCGCGCGATCTCGTCGAAGGAGTCGAGCACGATGCGGCCCACGCCGGCCTCGAGGGCGGCGCGCAGCTCGGCGGTCGACTTGTTGTTGCCGTGGAAGCCGATGCGCGCCGGGTCGGTGCCGGCCCGCAGCGCCACCGTCAGCTCGCCGCCCGAGCACACGTCGAGGCCGAGCCCCTCCTCCGCCACCCAGCGGGCCACGGTCGTGCACAGGAAGGCCTTGCCGGCGTAGAAGACGTCGTAGGAGGAGAAGGCGTCGCGGAAGGCTCGCGCCCGGCTGCGGAAGTCCTCCTCGTCGAGGACGTACGCCGGGGTGCCCACCTCGGCGGCCAGCGCGCGCAGGTCTGTCCCGCCGACGTGGAGGACTCCGTCGACCTTCTCGGCCGTGCCCGGCCACAGGTGCGGCACCAGCGCGTTGGCGTCGACCGGCTCGCGCAGCCACGCAGGCCCGCGGGCGTTGATGTCGGCGTGCAGGGCGCCGGCCTCGTGGGCCCTCATGCCGGGGCCGCCAGGGGTCGGCGCAGGTCGGGACGCGAGATCAGCACCGGCCCAGCGTATCGGCG
This DNA window, taken from Nocardioides sp. HDW12B, encodes the following:
- the thrB gene encoding homoserine kinase — its product is MSATLASGPVTVRVPATSANLGPGFDALGLALDLYDEITAEVLPTAGALEIAVEGEGAAPGAVPRDASHLVVRSLVAGLEAVGAPVPGLRLTCRNVVPHSRGLGSSAAAIVGGLALARALTPGVERSDDDLFEQAAGLEGHPDNVAPAVFGGFTVALTRAHGYAAVRLPVHPDVRLHAFVPPSPVSTSVARGLLPATVPHADAAANAGRAALLVAALTTRPEMLLEATEDRLHQDYRAPAMPETLAVVSALRGRCAAAVVSGAGPTVLVLGTSADGSRLAADVDDVVPDSWRRLALGVGRGVATVA
- the thrC gene encoding threonine synthase, which codes for MSVQTGPGHQRTRTHQWRGVIEEYRDWLPLPEGTPTFTLREGGTPLIDSPWLSELTGAKVWIKVEGDNPTGSFKDRGMTVALSVAVGQGAEAVVCASTGNTSASMAAYAARAKVKPLVLVPQGKIAAGKLAQAIVHGAQVIMVRGNFDDCLRMSRELAEHYPVALVNSVNPFRLEGQKTAAFEIVDFLGDAPDVHVLPVGNAGNISAYWKGYTEYADAGCATHRPTMIGWQAEGASPLVRGEPVTSPETVASAIRIGNPASWHLAVAAAEQSGGRFGAVSDEEILAAQRQLAAAEGIFVEPGSAASVAGLLRDVADGADFRGRTLVLTVTGHGLKDIDTALSTFTDLVDNVVEADAAAAARAAGLA
- a CDS encoding homoserine dehydrogenase; this encodes MPEDVPASTPRRTVRVGLLGCGSVGSQVVRLLTEQATDLEARVGAPVELVGVAVRRLDARREVDVPAHLLTTDAAGLVASGVDVVIEVIGGIEPARTLILSALEHGASVVTANKALLAEDGSTLFTAAEKHNRDLYYEAAVAGAIPILRPLRESLAGDRVRRVLGIVNGTTNFILDKMDTSGAGFSEALEEAQSLGYAEADPTADIEGFDAAAKAAILASLAFHTRVVAADVYREGITDVSAADVASAREMDAVVKLLAICELTDGPDGPAVSARVHPAMIPRSHPLASVREAFNAVFVESEAAGELMFYGPGAGGAPTASAVLGDFVTVARNRLVDVRGAGESAYAELAVRPMGETTTRYHVAVDVDDRAGVLAAVALAFAEHGVSIQTVRQEGRGDDAQLVVVSHRATDAALSATVAALHTMPEVRDVSSVMRVEGEGE
- the lysA gene encoding diaminopimelate decarboxylase, with protein sequence MRAHEAGALHADINARGPAWLREPVDANALVPHLWPGTAEKVDGVLHVGGTDLRALAAEVGTPAYVLDEEDFRSRARAFRDAFSSYDVFYAGKAFLCTTVARWVAEEGLGLDVCSGGELTVALRAGTDPARIGFHGNNKSTAELRAALEAGVGRIVLDSFDEIARLERLTAELGRVAPVMVRVTAGVEAHTHEYIATAHEDQKFGFSINAGDALAAVRQVHGSEGFELLGLHSHIGSQIFDTSGFEVAARRVLALQGRVRDELGVEMPELDLGGGFGIAYTLQDDPADPKDLASELTSIVEQECRARGLAVPRLAIEPGRAIVGPAMCSLYEVGTVKKVALDGGAVRTYVSVDGGMSDNIRTALYDADYSATLASRSSDAPVVLGRVVGKHCEAGDILVKDEFLPGDVAPGDLLAVPGTGAYCWSMASNYNHALRPPVVAVRGGSARVVVRRETVEDLLATDTGAGTGADPTQEREQ